A region of Vigna radiata var. radiata cultivar VC1973A chromosome 10, Vradiata_ver6, whole genome shotgun sequence DNA encodes the following proteins:
- the LOC106775985 gene encoding acyl carrier protein, chloroplastic → MATNTLAGTSLSMRSLTPQTQAFTSLSGRRSALISSFGRKNVSFNLQPRQIRLQISCAAKAETVDKVCEIVKKQLAVAEGETVTAASTFQKLGADSLDTVEIVMALEEEFGISIEEERAQSIATVQQAADLIEDIIQKKSS, encoded by the exons ATGGCCACCAATACACTCGCGGGGACATCACTCTCCATGCGATCTCTCACTCCCCAAACGCAG GCCTTCACCTCACTTTCTGGCCGGAGATCTGCTCTGATTTCCAGCTTTGGGAGAAAGAACGTTTCTTTCAACTTGCAGCCGCGTCAAATTCGCCTTCAAATTTCTTGTGCT GCTAAAGCAGAGACAGTGGACAAGGTTTGCGAAATAGTAAAGAAGCAGTTGGCCGTGGCTGAGGGTGAAACTGTGACTGCAGCATCAACATTTCAAAAACTTGGAGCTGATTCCCTTGACACG GTTGAGATCGTGATGGCACTCGAGGAAGAATTCGGTATTTCCATTGAGGAAGAGAGGGCACAGTCCATCGCTACAGTTCAGCAAGCTGCAGATCTTATCGAAGATATCATTCAAAAGAAGAGTTCTTAG
- the LOC106775984 gene encoding transmembrane protein adipocyte-associated 1 homolog, with translation MVPQTVITQVSDSRGVISNGSTHGFYDWLFECHGFWHNAILIIPSFLFVLYLILQARHSFLKLSLSRSYIILSYNASLWLATLLNLAWCFFQAWECTSRRELSWNLLSLFTTSGMLFLEVSLVAFLLQGNNAGGLEAMRRTFGISTLVVGLDILLKALYVLVFGIPLFVDSNENRNHVKWNLLIVHNLLLTAAYGFLMFMYHSGWRETLPAKIAFYKYVAVMFIFNAIATIACGLTGNGVAFGFWLYRVAVVFYHAFYLPFLFTTFQTDFFQEENFHLENVYYSEMKDAGFFDTDWE, from the exons ATGGTTCCACAGACAGTGATAACGCAAGTCTCTGATTCACGTGGCGTCATTTCAAATGGTTCAACCCACGGGTTCTACGATTGGCTATTCGAATGTCACGGGTTCTGGCACAATGCCATTCTCATCATTCCCTCCTTCCTCTTCGTCCTTTACCTGATACTTCAAGCCAGACACAGTTTCCTCAAACTCTCTCTTTCTCGCTCATACATCATCCTTTCGTATAACGCCTCGCTCTGGCTCGCCACACTTCTCAATCTTGCTTGGTGCTTTTTCCAG GCATGGGAGTGTACATCTAGGAGAGAGTTGTCATGGAACTTGCTATCCTTGTTTACCACTTCCGGAATGCTGTTTTTGGAAGTGAGCTTGGTGGCTTTTTTACTTCAAGGAAATAATGCAGGTGGTTTAGAAGCAATGAGACGGACTTTTGGAATCTCAACGCTTGTTGTTGGCTTGGATATACTGCTGAAG GCTTTATATGTTCTTGTTTTTGGGATCCCATTATTTGTCGACAGCAATGAAAATAGGAATCATGTGAAATGGAACTTGTTGATTGTCCACAACCTGTTGCTCACTGCTGCTTATGGCTTCCTAATGTTTATGTACCATTCCGGGTGGAGAGAAACGTTGCCTG CGAAAATTGCCTTTTACAAGTATGTTGCTGTCATGTTCATTTTTAATGCGATTGCAACAATTGCTTGTGGCCTCACTGGAAACGGTGTTGCATTTGGCTTCTG GTTGTATCGTGTCGCGGTTGTCTTTTATCATGCATTTTACCTTCCTTTTTTGTTCACAACATTCCAAACAGACTTCTTTCAG gaagaaaattttcatttggaAAACGTGTATTATTCCGAGATGAAAGATGCGGGTTTCTTCGACACAGATTGGGAATAA
- the LOC106774833 gene encoding coiled-coil domain-containing protein SCD2, with amino-acid sequence MDRRRVYERQNSSSGTPTTPSSPGSTITPVNRHARTGSTGSAMAGIRRAQNNATKAAAQRLAQVMSQTDDNGEDDDDVPLDYSSITGAGGIGLGGGRPMPSRSPMAVRSVQDPAASARSRSPMSVRSLQDKNPSARSRSPAPVRPTQDPTLSARSRSPASVRAVQEQPQSLRATSNVRSSPVLNALPAEQTPTVLSNAEQPPSARSASGNRSLDFSPSSRAMISTRSTQPSSASIDQPPSARSTAGRPSGLSKVVPMVPPSVPITLRPASSAGVPPSEPLTDVRKDRRLSLDLGSMKVREANQQQRPTNELEDELDMLQEENDNLVEKVRLAEEKFEESESRVRQLEQQVANLGEGVTMEARLLARKEAALQQREAALKNASKKLEGFQASDAEDEATVALEKLRLMTQRMILNAEEMEEVALKRCWLARYWGLCVKHGIHADIAEAKYKYWSMFAPNPVEVVLAAGEKAKAEADLDVEDTENRRDIKELSGEGNIENMLFVEQGLRQLASLKVEEALAFVLAQHRRPNVLRFGFSDDLKLPVEGQCDAFDLSKEEAEDVSFKQAWLAYIWRRAKNHEIEPDIAYERLQFWINHNSKIPNSQDAVDVERGLAEIRRLDIETQLWDESRRELEQDADNSNVPGRSDF; translated from the exons ATGGATAGGCGAAGAGTGTACGAAAGGCAGAACAGCTCTTCCGGGACGCCGACGACGCCTTCCTCGCCGGGGAGCACGATAACGCCAGTGAACCGCCACGCGCGTACAGGTTCCACTGGCTCCGCCATGGCTGGTATCCGAAGAGCACAGAACAATGCCACCAAGGCCGCCGCACAGAGACTCGCACAGGTCATGTCGCAAACGGACGACAATGGGGAAGACGACGATGACGTTCCTCTCGACTACTCCTCAATCACCGGCGCCGGAGGCATTGGCCTCGGCGGTGGAAGACCGATGCCAAGTCGCTCTCCCATG GCAGTTCGTAGCGTTCAGGACCCAGCAGCGTCTGCAAGGTCCCGGTCACCGATG TCAGTTCGCTCTCTTCAAGATAAAAATCCATCTGCGAGATCACGTTCTCCTGCG CCAGTTCGCCCCACGCAAGATCCTACACTATCCGCTAGATCTCGATCCCCAGCG TCAGTTCGCGCTGTTCAAGAGCAGCCACAATCTTTGAGAGCCACATCTAACGTTCGATCATCTCCCGTTTTAAATGCTCTTCCTGCTGAGCAGACACCCACAGTACTGAGTAACGCAGAACAACCACCTTCTGCTCGTTCGGCGTCGGGAAACCGATCCTTGGACTTTTCTCCCTCTTCTCGCGCTATGATATCGACACGGTCAACTCAACCCAGTAGCGCGAGCATTGATCAACCTCCCTCTGCTCGCTCAACCGCGGGTCGTCCCAGTGGACTTTCTAAGGTGGTTCCCATGGTGCCTCCCAGTGTACCTATCACCCTTAGACCAGCCTCTTCTGCTGGTGTTCCACCCTCAGAGCCTCTTACTGATGTTAGAAAAGACAGAAG ATTGTCTCTTGATCTGGGTAGTATGAAGGTAAGAGAGGCCAATCAGCAGCAACGTCCTACTAATGAGCTTGAAGACGAG CTTGATATGTTACAAGAAGAAAACGACAATTTGGTTGAAAAG GTTCGACTTGCAGAAGAGAAGTTTGAGGAATCTGAATCAAGAGTCAGGCAACTAGAACAACAG GTTGCTAATCTTGGCGAAGGTGTAACTATGGAGGCTCGCCTTTTGGCCAG GAAAGAGGCAGCACTGCAGCAAAGAGAG GCCGCTCTGAAAAATGCTTCAAAGAAGCTTGAAGGTTTTCAAGCGTCGGATGCTGAG GACGAGGCGACGGTTGCTTTGGAAAAGCTACGGCTTATGACTCAACGAATGATACTCAACGCGGAAGAAATG GAAGAGGTTGCTTTAAAGAGGTGTTGGCTAGCTCGGTATTGGGGTTTATGCGTTAAACATG GTATTCATGCGGATATTGCTGAAGCAAAATACAAATACTGGTCTATGTTCGCCCCGAATCCCGTTGAAGTTGTATTAGCAGCAGGAGAGAAAGCTAAAGCGGAAGCAG ACCTCGATGTAGAGGATACAGAAAATCGACGTGATATAAAGGAACTTTCAGGAGAGGGAAACATTGAGAACATGCTTTTTGTCGAGCAAGGATTGCGACAATTGGCTTCACTAAAG GTAGAGGAAGCATTGGCGTTTGTATTGGCTCAACATAGGCGACCAAATGTGTTAAGATTTGGCTTTTCAG ATGACCTAAAACTACCAGTTGAAGGGCAGTGTGATGCATTTG atttgaGTAAGGAGGAGGCTGAAGATGTATCTTTTAAACAG GCTTGGCTTGCTTACATTTGGAGGAGAgcaaaaaatcatgaaatagaGCCTGACATAGCATACGAGCGTTTGCAGTTTTGGATCAATCATAACTCAAAGATTCCTAATTCACAAGATGCCGTTGACG TTGAACGTGGACTTGCCGAAATCAGAAGGTTGGATATTGAAACGCAACTATGGGATGAATCACGCAGAGAGCTGGAGCAAGATGCTGACAACTCCAACGTGCCCGGTCGGTCagacttttaa
- the LOC106775777 gene encoding superoxide dismutase [Cu-Zn] yields MVKAVAVLGSSEGVTGTVYFSQDGNGPTTVTGTLAGLKPGHHGFHVHALGDTTNGCLSTGPHFNPNNKEHGAPEDENRHAGDLGNVNVGDDGTVTFSITDSQIPLTGPNSIIGRAVVVHADPDDLGKGGHELSKSTGNAGGRVACGIIGLQG; encoded by the exons ATGGTGAAGGCTGTGGCAGTTCTTGGCAGCAGTGAGGGTGTCACTGGAACTGTCTACTTCAGTCAGGACGGAAATG GTCCAACAACTGTAACTGGCACTCTTGCTGGTCTTAAGCCTGGTCACCATGGCTTCCATGTCCATGCCTTGGGGGACACTACCAATGGTTGCCTTTCAACTG GACCACATTTCAATCCTAATAACAAGGAGCATGGTGCCCCCGAGGATGAGAATCGCCATGCTGGTGATCTAGGGAATGTAAATGTTGGTGATGATG GTACCGTCACCTTCAGTATTACTGACAGTCAG ATTCCTCTCACTGGACCAAACTCCATCATTGGGAGAGCTGTTGTTGTCCATGCTGATCCTGATGATCTTGGGAAAG GTGGTCATGAGCTTAGCAAGTCTACTGGAAATGCTGGTGGCAGAGTAGCATGTG GTATCATTGGTTTGCAAGGATAA
- the LOC106775775 gene encoding sodium/hydrogen exchanger 2, which translates to MGTELSYALSKLHMLSTSDYASVVSMNIFVALLCTCIVIGHLLEENRWVNESITALFIGVCTGVVILLQSRGKSSHLLVFSEDLFFIYLLPPIIFNAGFQVKKKRFFVNFMTIMLFGAVGTLINCSIITFGVIQIFKRMGVGKSLEMGDYLAIGAIFAATDSVCTLQVLNQDETPLLYSLVFGEGVVNDATSVVLFNAIKSFDLDIIDHRIGLHFFGNFFYLFIASTMLGVLAGLLSAYIIKTLYIGRHSTDREVALMMLMAYLSYILAELWYLSGILTVFFCGIVMSHYTWHNVTESSRITTKHAFATLSFVLETFIFLYVGMDALDIEKWRFVSDRPKTSVAVSSVLLGLVLAGRAAFVFPLSFLSNLTKKSQSEKISFREQVIIWWAGLMRGAVSMALAYNQFTLSGHTELRTNAIMITSTITVVLVSTVVFGLMTKPLIRFLLPVSPPPKRKNSLGNMESSNNPPKSITVPFLGGSHDSENELDGNEDHRPNTIRALLSSSTHNVHHLWRTFDNSIMRPVFGGRGFVPVDTTSPTGSQQWH; encoded by the exons ATGGGTACTGAATTAAGTTACGcactttcaaaattgcataTGCTATCCACTTCAGATTATGCCTCCGTCGTGTCCATGAACATTTTTGTGGCTCTGCTGTGTACTTGCATTGTCATTGGCCATCTTCTTGAGGAGAATCGCTGGGTGAATGAATCTATCACTGCCCTTTTTATA GGTGTTTGCACTGGTGTAGTCATTCTGTTGCAAAGTCGCGGCAAAAGCTCGCATCTTCTAGTTTTCAGTGAAGATCTTTTCTTTATATACCTTCTGCCTCCTATCATATTTAATGCAGG GTTTCAAGTGAAAAAGAAACGGTTCTTTGTTAACTTCATGACCATTATGCTTTTTGGAGCTGTTGGTACATTAATAAATTGTAGCATCATAACTTTCG GTGTCATACAAATTTTTAAGAGAATGGGTGTCGGAAAATCACTGGAGATGGGAGATTATCTAG cAATTGGGGCAATATTTGCTGCAACAGATTCAGTGTGCACATTGCAG GTGCTAAACCAGGATGAGACACCTTTACTATATAGTCTTGTGTTTGGCGAGGGTGTTGTTAACGATGCTACATCTGTTGTGCTTTTCAATGCAATCAAAAGTTTTGATCTCGACATAATTGACCACAGAATTGGTTTGCATTTTTTCGGCAATTTCTTCTACCTGTTTATCGCAAGCACCATGCTTGGGGTTTTG GCTGGTCTACTCAGCGCTTACATTATTAAAACGCTTTATATTGGCAG GCACTCTACAGATCGCGAGGTTGCTCTTATGATGTTAATGGCATACCTTTCCTATATTCTAGCTGAA TTATGGTATCTGAGTGGCATTCTCACTGTATTCTTCTGTGGGATTGTTATGTCACATTATACTTGGCATAATGTGACTGAGAGCTCGAGAATCACTACCAA ACATGCTTTTGCAACTCTCTCTTTTGTTCTTGAAACCTTTATCTTCCTTTATGTTGGTATGGATGCGTTGGACATTGAAAAGTGGAGGTTTGTTAGCGATAG GCCGAAAACATCTGTTGCTGTTAGTTCAGTTTTATTGGGTCTCGTACTTGCCGGAAGAGCAGCATTTGTTTTTCCCCTATCCTTCTTATCAAACCTCACTAAAAAGTCTCAAAGTGAAAAAATAAGCTTCAGGGAGCAG GTGATCATTTGGTGGGCTGGTCTTATGAGAGGTGCTGTTTCAATGGCACTTGCCTATAATCAG TTCACCTTGTCAGGTCACACTGAACTGCGAACCAATGCCATCATGATCACCAGTACCATCACTGTCGTGCTTGTCAGCACAGTG GTGTTTGGTTTGATGACCAAGCCACTCATAAGGTTTTTGCTGCCAGTTAGTCCACCTCCTAAACGCAAGAACAGCTTGGGAAATATGGAATCATCTAATAATCCTCCAAAATCAATCACTGTGCCCTTTCTTGGAGGCTCTCATGATTCTGAAAACGAACTTGATGGCAATGAAGATCATCGTCCAAACACTATTCGTGCCTTACTAAGCTCTTCAACTCATAATGTTCATCACTTATGGCGTACGTTTGATAATTCAATCATGCGTCCAGTTTTCGGCGGTAGGGGATTTGTTCCTGTCGATACTACCTCACCAACCGGCAGTCAACAGTGGCATTAA
- the LOC106775954 gene encoding translation initiation factor eIF-2B subunit epsilon isoform X1 produces the protein MSQKRGRESKRTNWNNKAILHCSHCKVLFSLQAKQSRSKMGAQKKSGARVSEDPDELVRIPLQAILLADSFTTKFRPITLERPKVLLPLVNVPMINYTLTWLESAGVEEVFVFCCSHSKQVINYLEKSEWLSQPNFTVTTIESQNSVSAGDALRVIYERNVIQGDFVLISGDTVSNMSLTQALLEHKERRKKDNNAVMTMVIKRSKPNPAIHQSRLGTDELFMAIDPNTKQLVYYEDRADQSRGTLQLDKSLLVDNPSLSLHHDKQDCYIDICSPEVLSLFTDNFDYQHLRRHFVKGLLLDDIMGYKIFVHEIHSDYAARIDNFRSYDTVSKDIIHRWTYPLVPDVMNFGHTVTKLERQGMYRALEISQSQSAVIGPFTVIGSGTKIGNNSKILNSVIGEGCKIGSNVIIEGCYIWDNIIIEDGCKLQHAIVCDGVIIKSGAVLEPGVILSFKVVVGPEFVVPAYSKVSLFQQPIEEDSDEELEYADSTSVIGSQVDKSDVEIASKVLETNFSPASQLGVGGAGHVWSTCEGGLEEEWRHSVAPIPKDKIQEAIKTMEDDMEFAPDDIFLPPSGELKPNSNDSDDDDHEDSRDDSYYFEKEVEATFLRAVHENIQESHLILEINSLKLSYNKETSDCAGALFYAMMKYALDIPHSSSDGLLQNVQGVFTKWKKALTSYLNGNDEQIEVILKFEEMCLESAKEFAPLFTTILHHLYNDDFVEENAILSWEDEKKEADEADKVFVKQAQKFIQWLKEAPEEDEDDEE, from the exons atgtcgcagaagagaggaagagaatCGAAGAGGACGAATTGGAACAATAAAGCCATACTCCATTGTAGCCACTGTAAAGTTCTGTTCAGTCTTCAG GCAAAGCAAAGTCGAAGTAAAATGGGCGCTCAGAAGAAAAGCGGCGCTAGGGTTTCCGAGGACCCCGACGAACTGGTGCGGATTCCGTTGCAGGCCATTCTCTTGGCTGATAGTTTCACCACCAAGTTCAGACCTATAACGCTCGAGCGCCCCAAA GTGCTTCTTCCGCTCGTGAATGTTCCGATGATAAATTACACGCTGACTTGGCTCGAATCCGCCGGCGTCGAAGAGGTTTTCGTATTCTGTTGTTCTCACTCCAAGCAGGTCATTAACTACCTCGAGAAATCCGAGTGGCTATCTCAACCGAATTTTACGGTGACGACTATAGAATCGCAGAACTCTGTCAGCGCCGGAGATGCTCTCCGCGTAATTTACGAGCGCAATGTG ATACAAGGAGACTTTGTCCTTATCAGTGGAGATACTGTGAGCAACATGTCACTTACTCAGGCACTTCTGGAACATAAAGAAAGGAGGAAGAAAGATAATAATGCAGTAATGACTATGGTCATTAAACGGTCAAAACCTAATCCAGCCATCCATCAATCTCGACTTGGTACCGATGAACTTTTTATGGCTATTGATCCTAATACCAAGCAGCTTGTGTATTACGAGGATAGGGCAGACCAATCAAGAGGGACACTACAGCTTGACAAGTCATTGCTTGTTGATAATCCTTCGCTCTCTCTGCATCATGATAAGCAG GATTGTTACATTGACATTTGCTCGCCAGAAGTACTTAGTCTATTTACAGACAATTTTGACTACCAACATCTACGGCGTCATTTTGTCAAGGGATTGCTTCTTGATGAT atAATGGGGTACAAAATTTTTGTTCATGAAATCCACTCAGACTATGCTGCAAGGATTGATAATTTCCGAAGTTATGATACTGTCAGCAAGGATATAATTCATCGATGGACTTATCCACTGGTGCCTGATGTAATGAATTTTGGCCATACTGTGACTAAACTTGAACGACAAGGAATGTACCGTGCTTTAG AAATATCACAATCGCAGTCTGCTGTTATTGGCCCTTTCACTGTCATTGGATCTGGCACCAAAATTGGGAATAACAGTAAAATTTTGAATTCCGTTATTGGTGAAGGATGTAAAATTGGGTCAAATGTTATCATAGAGGGATGCTATATATGGGATAACATCATCATAGAAGATGGCTGTAAACTCCAGCATGCAATTGTATGTGATGGAGTGATTATAAAGTCAGGGGCTGTTCTGGAACCCGGTgttattttgtcttttaag GTTGTAGTTGGGCCAGAGTTTGTTGTTCCTGCATATTCGAAAGTATCTCTTTTTCAGCAGCCAATTGAGGAGGACAGTGACGAGGAGCTTGAATATGCTGATAGTACTAGtg TCATAGGCAGCCAAGTGGATAAATCAGATGTAGAGATTGCTTCCAAAGTATTGGAGACAAATTTTAGTCCGGCTTCTCAG CTAGGTGTGGGTGGGGCAGGTCATGTTTGGTCAACATGTGAAGGTGGCCTCGAAGAAGAGTGGAGGCACTCAGTGGCCCCTATTcctaaagataaaattcaggAGGCTATCAAAACTATGGAAGATGATATGGAGTTTGCTCCGGATGACATTTTTCTCCCACCTTCTGGAGAGCTGAAACCTAATTCTAATGATtcagatgatgatgatcatgaaGATTCTAGAGATGACTCTTATTACTTTGAGAAAGAG GTTGAAGCAACCTTTCTTAGAGCTGTGCATGAAAACATACAAGAAAGCCATTTGATCTTAGAAATCAATTCTTTGAA GTTGTCATACAATAAAGAGACTTCTGATTGTGCTGGAGCATTATTTTATGCCATGATGAAGTATGCTTTAGACATCCCCCATAGTTCATCTG ATGGTTTGCTTCAAAATGTTCAAGGTGTATTTACAAAGTGGAAAAAGGCTCTTACATCCTATCTGAATGGCAACGATGAGCAG ATTGAAGtaatacttaaatttgaagaaatgtGTTTGGAGTCGGCTAAGGAGTTTGCTCCATTGTTCACAACG ATTTTGCACCACTTGTATAATGACGATTTTGTAGAAGAAAATGCTATCTTGAGTTGGGAAGATGAGAAGAAGGAGGCTGATGAGGCAGATAAAGTTTTTGTTAAGCAAGCCCAAAAGTTCATTCAA TGGCTAAAAGAGGCACCGGAAGAAGACGAAGATGACGAGGAATGA
- the LOC106775954 gene encoding translation initiation factor eIF-2B subunit epsilon isoform X2: MGAQKKSGARVSEDPDELVRIPLQAILLADSFTTKFRPITLERPKVLLPLVNVPMINYTLTWLESAGVEEVFVFCCSHSKQVINYLEKSEWLSQPNFTVTTIESQNSVSAGDALRVIYERNVIQGDFVLISGDTVSNMSLTQALLEHKERRKKDNNAVMTMVIKRSKPNPAIHQSRLGTDELFMAIDPNTKQLVYYEDRADQSRGTLQLDKSLLVDNPSLSLHHDKQDCYIDICSPEVLSLFTDNFDYQHLRRHFVKGLLLDDIMGYKIFVHEIHSDYAARIDNFRSYDTVSKDIIHRWTYPLVPDVMNFGHTVTKLERQGMYRALEISQSQSAVIGPFTVIGSGTKIGNNSKILNSVIGEGCKIGSNVIIEGCYIWDNIIIEDGCKLQHAIVCDGVIIKSGAVLEPGVILSFKVVVGPEFVVPAYSKVSLFQQPIEEDSDEELEYADSTSVIGSQVDKSDVEIASKVLETNFSPASQLGVGGAGHVWSTCEGGLEEEWRHSVAPIPKDKIQEAIKTMEDDMEFAPDDIFLPPSGELKPNSNDSDDDDHEDSRDDSYYFEKEVEATFLRAVHENIQESHLILEINSLKLSYNKETSDCAGALFYAMMKYALDIPHSSSDGLLQNVQGVFTKWKKALTSYLNGNDEQIEVILKFEEMCLESAKEFAPLFTTILHHLYNDDFVEENAILSWEDEKKEADEADKVFVKQAQKFIQWLKEAPEEDEDDEE; this comes from the exons ATGGGCGCTCAGAAGAAAAGCGGCGCTAGGGTTTCCGAGGACCCCGACGAACTGGTGCGGATTCCGTTGCAGGCCATTCTCTTGGCTGATAGTTTCACCACCAAGTTCAGACCTATAACGCTCGAGCGCCCCAAA GTGCTTCTTCCGCTCGTGAATGTTCCGATGATAAATTACACGCTGACTTGGCTCGAATCCGCCGGCGTCGAAGAGGTTTTCGTATTCTGTTGTTCTCACTCCAAGCAGGTCATTAACTACCTCGAGAAATCCGAGTGGCTATCTCAACCGAATTTTACGGTGACGACTATAGAATCGCAGAACTCTGTCAGCGCCGGAGATGCTCTCCGCGTAATTTACGAGCGCAATGTG ATACAAGGAGACTTTGTCCTTATCAGTGGAGATACTGTGAGCAACATGTCACTTACTCAGGCACTTCTGGAACATAAAGAAAGGAGGAAGAAAGATAATAATGCAGTAATGACTATGGTCATTAAACGGTCAAAACCTAATCCAGCCATCCATCAATCTCGACTTGGTACCGATGAACTTTTTATGGCTATTGATCCTAATACCAAGCAGCTTGTGTATTACGAGGATAGGGCAGACCAATCAAGAGGGACACTACAGCTTGACAAGTCATTGCTTGTTGATAATCCTTCGCTCTCTCTGCATCATGATAAGCAG GATTGTTACATTGACATTTGCTCGCCAGAAGTACTTAGTCTATTTACAGACAATTTTGACTACCAACATCTACGGCGTCATTTTGTCAAGGGATTGCTTCTTGATGAT atAATGGGGTACAAAATTTTTGTTCATGAAATCCACTCAGACTATGCTGCAAGGATTGATAATTTCCGAAGTTATGATACTGTCAGCAAGGATATAATTCATCGATGGACTTATCCACTGGTGCCTGATGTAATGAATTTTGGCCATACTGTGACTAAACTTGAACGACAAGGAATGTACCGTGCTTTAG AAATATCACAATCGCAGTCTGCTGTTATTGGCCCTTTCACTGTCATTGGATCTGGCACCAAAATTGGGAATAACAGTAAAATTTTGAATTCCGTTATTGGTGAAGGATGTAAAATTGGGTCAAATGTTATCATAGAGGGATGCTATATATGGGATAACATCATCATAGAAGATGGCTGTAAACTCCAGCATGCAATTGTATGTGATGGAGTGATTATAAAGTCAGGGGCTGTTCTGGAACCCGGTgttattttgtcttttaag GTTGTAGTTGGGCCAGAGTTTGTTGTTCCTGCATATTCGAAAGTATCTCTTTTTCAGCAGCCAATTGAGGAGGACAGTGACGAGGAGCTTGAATATGCTGATAGTACTAGtg TCATAGGCAGCCAAGTGGATAAATCAGATGTAGAGATTGCTTCCAAAGTATTGGAGACAAATTTTAGTCCGGCTTCTCAG CTAGGTGTGGGTGGGGCAGGTCATGTTTGGTCAACATGTGAAGGTGGCCTCGAAGAAGAGTGGAGGCACTCAGTGGCCCCTATTcctaaagataaaattcaggAGGCTATCAAAACTATGGAAGATGATATGGAGTTTGCTCCGGATGACATTTTTCTCCCACCTTCTGGAGAGCTGAAACCTAATTCTAATGATtcagatgatgatgatcatgaaGATTCTAGAGATGACTCTTATTACTTTGAGAAAGAG GTTGAAGCAACCTTTCTTAGAGCTGTGCATGAAAACATACAAGAAAGCCATTTGATCTTAGAAATCAATTCTTTGAA GTTGTCATACAATAAAGAGACTTCTGATTGTGCTGGAGCATTATTTTATGCCATGATGAAGTATGCTTTAGACATCCCCCATAGTTCATCTG ATGGTTTGCTTCAAAATGTTCAAGGTGTATTTACAAAGTGGAAAAAGGCTCTTACATCCTATCTGAATGGCAACGATGAGCAG ATTGAAGtaatacttaaatttgaagaaatgtGTTTGGAGTCGGCTAAGGAGTTTGCTCCATTGTTCACAACG ATTTTGCACCACTTGTATAATGACGATTTTGTAGAAGAAAATGCTATCTTGAGTTGGGAAGATGAGAAGAAGGAGGCTGATGAGGCAGATAAAGTTTTTGTTAAGCAAGCCCAAAAGTTCATTCAA TGGCTAAAAGAGGCACCGGAAGAAGACGAAGATGACGAGGAATGA